In Kitasatospora gansuensis, a genomic segment contains:
- a CDS encoding ABC transporter permease, whose protein sequence is MRRGIAAGVAAALMFAAMLVGSFGVLLESGLRAHGQLDRYAGAVAVVARSQSVSHTTGSGESKQTETRPLTERARIPDAEAEAARLRAVPGVTGVVKDVSVPVVDDRGRQLTGHGWESAALTGAPLGSGRAPVGDRQVVLPATDGATVGATVQLQTDGGPQPFTVSGLVNGGGDVYFSQSYAAALSGHPGSADALVVLGGPGTSVAALQQAAPDRVVATGAARGDVEHPAVPAARADLIGICGSIGGVALMVTLLVVTSLLEMSVRDRVRELAVMRAVGATPRQVRRLIVRGTLKVAVPAAAVGGVLSLGSGALLHRLMTSRGGLPPELALTPGPLPVVGGMLVTVLAAVGAAWLAARRVSRIRPVEALGEAATEPTRLPRWRMVTGLVFLVLGLAMAAVAFTLGGQAAVAAMSGLVMSLIWATALLGPWIARGGIRLLSMPLRLVSPVSGRLASDGARAAAVRMATVITPIALAVSFGAGQLFVQTSVVNATRVQATVGLRADQVLVSDGPGIPHRAYQAAQQTVGQAPVTAVKRTTVVKVVGSQLQSLAAQGIEGSTATLDPDVTSGSLAGLARPNTVALGADVAGGTEVGTTTSLRLGDGTEIHPEVVAVYGSSLGFGSVLLPRAEVAAHSTDAALDDYLLVGGHADLKAVTDTFRGVHTTSAPAYGEALTERARQSGLVGLLASAAIAGFIMIGVVTTLAVSTASRRRELSLLRLVGATRRQLLRMLRMETAVVVGTGTVVGALVAAATLLTFGGAVTGLATLAISPALCAGIVGAVAVAGAAAVLLPARGLLRGGSPKID, encoded by the coding sequence GTGAGGCGCGGGATCGCCGCCGGGGTGGCGGCGGCGCTGATGTTCGCCGCCATGCTGGTCGGTTCGTTCGGGGTCCTGCTGGAGTCGGGGCTGCGGGCGCACGGCCAACTCGACCGGTACGCGGGGGCGGTGGCCGTGGTGGCCCGGTCCCAGAGCGTCTCGCACACCACCGGTAGTGGGGAGTCGAAACAGACCGAGACCCGTCCGCTGACCGAGCGGGCCCGGATCCCCGACGCCGAGGCCGAGGCCGCCAGGCTGCGGGCGGTGCCCGGGGTGACCGGCGTGGTCAAGGACGTCTCGGTCCCGGTGGTCGACGACCGGGGGCGGCAACTGACCGGCCACGGCTGGGAGTCCGCCGCACTGACCGGCGCCCCGCTCGGCTCGGGACGCGCGCCCGTCGGCGACCGCCAGGTCGTCCTGCCCGCCACCGATGGGGCCACGGTCGGCGCCACCGTCCAGCTGCAGACCGACGGCGGGCCGCAGCCGTTCACCGTCTCCGGGCTGGTGAACGGGGGCGGCGACGTCTACTTCAGCCAGTCGTACGCCGCCGCGCTCAGCGGCCACCCCGGCAGCGCGGACGCGCTGGTGGTGCTCGGTGGGCCCGGCACCTCGGTGGCGGCGCTGCAGCAGGCCGCCCCCGACCGGGTGGTGGCCACCGGGGCGGCCCGGGGCGACGTGGAGCACCCGGCCGTCCCCGCCGCCCGGGCGGATCTGATCGGCATCTGCGGGTCCATCGGCGGCGTCGCCCTGATGGTCACGCTGCTGGTGGTGACCTCGCTGCTGGAGATGTCGGTCCGGGACCGGGTCCGCGAGCTCGCGGTGATGCGCGCCGTCGGTGCGACGCCCCGTCAGGTGCGCCGGCTGATCGTCCGGGGCACGCTGAAGGTCGCGGTGCCGGCCGCCGCCGTCGGCGGGGTGCTTTCGCTGGGCAGCGGGGCGCTGCTGCACCGGCTGATGACCAGTCGGGGCGGGCTGCCCCCGGAGCTGGCCCTGACGCCGGGTCCGCTGCCGGTGGTCGGCGGGATGCTGGTCACGGTGCTCGCCGCCGTCGGCGCGGCCTGGCTGGCCGCGCGGCGGGTCTCCCGGATCCGTCCGGTGGAGGCGCTCGGCGAGGCCGCCACCGAGCCGACCCGGCTGCCGCGCTGGCGGATGGTCACCGGTCTGGTGTTCCTGGTGCTGGGTCTGGCGATGGCCGCGGTGGCGTTCACCCTCGGCGGGCAGGCGGCGGTGGCCGCGATGAGCGGCCTGGTGATGTCACTGATCTGGGCCACCGCGCTGCTCGGGCCGTGGATCGCCCGGGGCGGGATCCGGCTGCTCAGCATGCCGCTGCGGCTGGTCTCCCCGGTCTCCGGGCGGCTCGCCTCGGACGGGGCGCGGGCAGCGGCGGTCCGGATGGCGACGGTGATCACGCCGATCGCGCTGGCGGTCTCGTTCGGCGCCGGCCAGCTGTTCGTGCAGACCTCCGTGGTGAACGCCACCCGGGTCCAGGCCACCGTCGGGCTGCGCGCCGACCAGGTGCTGGTCTCGGACGGACCCGGCATCCCGCACCGGGCGTACCAGGCCGCCCAACAGACGGTCGGTCAGGCCCCGGTGACGGCGGTGAAGCGGACCACCGTGGTCAAGGTGGTGGGCAGTCAGCTCCAGTCGCTGGCCGCCCAGGGCATCGAGGGCAGCACCGCGACCCTCGACCCCGACGTGACGTCGGGTTCACTGGCCGGGCTGGCGCGGCCGAACACCGTCGCGCTCGGCGCCGACGTCGCGGGCGGTACCGAGGTCGGCACGACCACCTCGCTCCGGCTCGGCGACGGCACCGAGATCCACCCCGAGGTGGTCGCGGTCTACGGCAGCAGCCTGGGCTTCGGCAGCGTGCTGCTGCCCCGCGCCGAGGTCGCCGCGCACAGCACCGACGCCGCCCTGGACGACTACCTGCTGGTCGGCGGCCACGCCGACCTCAAGGCGGTCACCGACACCTTCCGGGGCGTGCACACCACCTCCGCCCCGGCGTACGGCGAGGCGCTGACCGAACGGGCCAGGCAGAGCGGGCTGGTCGGGCTGCTCGCCTCGGCCGCGATCGCCGGGTTCATCATGATCGGCGTGGTCACCACGCTGGCCGTCTCCACCGCCTCCCGGCGCCGCGAGCTCTCGCTGCTCCGGCTGGTCGGGGCGACCCGCCGTCAACTGCTGCGGATGCTCCGGATGGAGACCGCCGTGGTGGTCGGCACCGGCACCGTGGTGGGCGCGCTGGTCGCGGCGGCCACCCTGCTGACCTTCGGCGGCGCGGTCACCGGGCTGGCCACCCTGGCGATCAGCCCGGCGCTCTGCGCGGGCATCGTGGGCGCGGTGGCGGTCGCGGGTGCGGCGGCCGTCCTGCTGCCGGCCCGGGGGCTGCTGCGCGGGGGGTCGCCGAAGATCGACTGA
- a CDS encoding HSP90 family protein, which yields MSPSESPTAAHTFQVDLRGLVDLLSHHLYSSPRVYLRELLQNAVDAISARQALDPASPATITVVADGRLSVTDTGVGLTEADVHTFLATIGRSSKRDADGRLDGAGLASARGDFIGQFGIGLLACFVVADEITVVTRSAAAPDAPVIEWRGSSDGRYTITTLPSAAKPEPGTTVTLVPRADAAEWTAAGQVVELARHYGSLLRRQVTVVDGRGTATTVNVTAPWAAHHGSPLARRDALTAYCRSTFDFTPLDSIELDLPLVGLRGVAYVLPDAVPPSRRAGHRVHLKGMLVSDQADELLPDWAFFVRCVVDADSLRPTASREGLYADETLAAVRDALGARIRDWLTGLSASDPALLHRFISVHHLAVKSLARHDDELLKMLLPWLPFETTDGNVTLDEFARSHPVILVARTVEEFRQVAPIAGAAGLGVVNGGYTYDRDLVHRLPEIRPGSSVADLDPGTVTAHLDTVAPEAELAAAGFLAIAREVVGRFDCDVALRSFHPASAPALLLDNREARHERTRAQLADDADGLWADILGSLRAEVPRAQLVLNHLNPLVRRAASIGHRELVVTAVEALYGQAVLLTRRPLRASESALLNRSFISLLDHAMLGHEAIAPQITPQEES from the coding sequence GTGTCCCCTTCCGAAAGCCCCACGGCCGCCCACACCTTCCAGGTGGACCTGCGCGGCCTGGTGGACCTGCTCTCGCACCACCTCTACTCCAGCCCGCGGGTCTACCTGCGTGAGCTCCTGCAGAACGCGGTGGACGCGATCTCCGCCCGCCAGGCGCTCGACCCGGCCTCGCCCGCCACCATCACCGTGGTGGCCGACGGCCGGCTGTCGGTCACCGACACCGGGGTCGGCCTGACCGAGGCTGACGTGCACACCTTCCTGGCCACCATCGGCCGCAGCTCCAAGCGGGACGCCGACGGGCGGCTGGACGGGGCCGGACTGGCCTCCGCGCGCGGGGACTTCATCGGTCAGTTCGGCATCGGCCTGCTGGCCTGCTTCGTGGTGGCCGACGAGATCACCGTGGTCACCCGCTCCGCCGCCGCCCCGGACGCCCCGGTGATCGAGTGGCGCGGCAGCTCGGACGGCCGGTACACCATCACCACCCTGCCGTCCGCCGCCAAGCCCGAGCCCGGCACCACGGTCACCCTGGTCCCGCGCGCGGACGCCGCCGAGTGGACCGCGGCCGGCCAGGTGGTCGAACTCGCCCGCCACTACGGCAGTCTGCTGCGCCGTCAGGTCACCGTGGTCGACGGCCGCGGCACCGCCACCACGGTCAACGTCACCGCACCCTGGGCCGCACACCACGGCTCTCCGCTGGCCCGCCGGGACGCGCTGACCGCGTACTGCCGCTCGACCTTCGACTTCACCCCGCTGGACAGCATCGAGCTCGACCTGCCGCTGGTCGGCCTGCGCGGGGTGGCGTACGTGCTGCCCGACGCCGTGCCGCCGTCCCGCCGGGCCGGGCACCGGGTGCACCTCAAGGGCATGCTGGTCTCCGACCAGGCGGACGAACTGCTGCCGGACTGGGCCTTCTTCGTCCGCTGCGTGGTGGACGCCGACAGCCTGCGGCCGACCGCCTCCCGCGAGGGGCTGTACGCGGACGAGACGCTGGCCGCCGTCCGGGACGCGCTCGGCGCCCGGATCAGGGACTGGCTGACCGGCCTGTCCGCCAGCGACCCGGCGCTGCTGCACCGCTTCATCAGCGTGCACCACCTGGCCGTCAAGTCCCTTGCCAGGCACGACGACGAGCTGCTGAAGATGCTGTTGCCGTGGCTCCCATTCGAGACCACCGACGGCAATGTCACGCTGGACGAGTTCGCCCGCTCGCACCCGGTGATCCTAGTGGCCCGTACCGTCGAGGAGTTCCGTCAGGTCGCCCCGATCGCGGGTGCGGCCGGGCTCGGCGTGGTCAACGGCGGGTACACCTACGACCGCGACCTGGTGCACCGGCTGCCGGAGATCCGGCCCGGCAGCTCGGTGGCCGACCTCGACCCGGGCACGGTGACCGCGCACCTGGACACCGTCGCCCCGGAGGCCGAGCTCGCCGCGGCCGGCTTCCTGGCGATCGCCCGCGAGGTGGTCGGCCGGTTCGACTGCGACGTCGCGCTGCGCTCCTTCCACCCGGCCAGCGCCCCGGCCCTGCTGCTGGACAACCGGGAGGCCAGGCACGAGCGCACCCGGGCCCAACTGGCGGACGACGCCGACGGGTTGTGGGCCGACATCCTCGGCTCGCTGCGGGCCGAGGTGCCGCGCGCCCAGCTGGTGCTGAACCACCTCAACCCGCTGGTCCGCCGGGCTGCCTCGATTGGCCACCGGGAACTGGTGGTGACGGCCGTCGAGGCGCTGTACGGGCAGGCCGTGCTGCTGACCCGCCGTCCGCTGCGGGCCAGCGAGAGCGCGCTGCTCAACCGCTCGTTCATCAGCCTGCTCGACCACGCCATGCTCGGCCACGAGGCGATCGCGCCGCAGATCACGCCGCAGGAGGAGTCGTAA
- a CDS encoding copper resistance CopC family protein, whose product MRAFRFQMAAGLGLLVVLLLSLAWVSSAEPVRLSAAAPADGSAVQTAPGEVVLTFGGDQGIEAVFLRVAAEGGQEVNRGPARVDGRRVLAPVRITGPGTYLTTYRLTLTGGGEVSGVTAFSVGPPGSAPAAAQEESSPGHEHGFEGPMNVALLALDAVLVVGSLLLVLRRPRRRTPGR is encoded by the coding sequence GTGCGGGCCTTCCGCTTCCAGATGGCGGCCGGGCTCGGCCTGCTGGTCGTCCTGCTGCTCTCGCTGGCCTGGGTGAGCTCGGCGGAGCCCGTCCGGCTGTCCGCCGCCGCCCCCGCCGACGGCAGCGCGGTCCAGACGGCGCCCGGCGAGGTCGTGCTGACCTTCGGCGGCGACCAGGGCATCGAGGCGGTCTTCCTGCGGGTGGCCGCCGAGGGCGGCCAGGAGGTCAACCGGGGCCCGGCCCGGGTGGACGGCCGCCGGGTGCTGGCGCCGGTCAGGATCACCGGCCCCGGCACCTATCTGACCACCTACCGCCTCACCCTGACCGGCGGCGGCGAGGTGTCCGGCGTGACCGCCTTCAGCGTCGGGCCGCCCGGCAGTGCCCCGGCCGCCGCCCAGGAGGAGTCGTCGCCGGGCCACGAGCACGGCTTCGAGGGTCCGATGAACGTGGCGCTGCTCGCCCTGGACGCCGTCCTCGTGGTCGGCTCCCTGCTGCTGGTGCTCCGCCGGCCCCGCCGCCGGACCCCCGGACGCTGA
- a CDS encoding FtsX-like permease family protein: protein MSAVWRAARAAVQRRRLQTLVIGLVVFCSTATVLLALGLLDAVSNPFDRAFEKQHGAHQAVLFDAGKVTAGQLAETAGRPGVEAAAGPFDQVTTRLVKTLPGVGGGAFRVVGRADPGGPVDRPELRDGRWATAPGEIVLNTDGDLVHPELMGSKVQLVDGPELTVVGVYSSMSSSADAWVTPEQMAALHPTSRQMLYRFDAAGSADQLAGGLASATAGLPAEARTAARSSASLEEAFSGTAKAYLPFMALFGVLGLLVSALIVANVVSGAVVSGFRHIGVLKALGFTPNQVVAVYLAMVSLPAVIGAVLGTLLGAALAQPVLRVAFQGVMRGTAVIEVSPWVYLVCLLGLPALVAVAALLPALRAHRLSAAQAISAGSAPRSGRGLRVQRALGGTRLPRAVSLGLGQPFARPARTALTVAAILLGVTTVTLTTGLTSTMVQYAEAGRSDGGVRLDIRVGRAAFEQTEPKLTDTQMEALLRSLPGAERVDAQAISQVTLAGYQQPSAGFFVRGDQDPGAVRQIAEGRPATGAGELAASPSFLSQRGLAVGDRVTLGLDGRQTSATVVGKTIDGDPRFLSSTWATLQELDPAAHAAFYDVRLKPGTDVQAYLDAVRAAEPGLYPGVVDDGNLAADTVVSFSSVFTVLLTVVAALGVFNTVLLNTRERRRDLGMLKSIGMTPRQVTVMFVTSMAVLGLLAGLVGIPLGMVAHRVLVDNVGSVDFPAAMKDVWHLPELLLLALAGVVIAVLGAYVPARSAARLTIARVLHTE from the coding sequence ATGAGCGCGGTGTGGCGGGCCGCGCGGGCGGCGGTGCAGCGGCGCCGGCTGCAGACGCTGGTGATCGGACTGGTGGTGTTCTGCTCCACCGCGACCGTGCTGCTGGCCCTCGGGCTGCTGGACGCGGTCTCCAACCCCTTCGACCGGGCGTTCGAGAAACAGCACGGTGCCCATCAGGCGGTGCTCTTCGACGCCGGCAAGGTGACGGCCGGTCAGCTCGCCGAGACCGCGGGCCGACCCGGGGTCGAGGCGGCGGCGGGCCCGTTCGACCAGGTCACGACCCGGCTGGTGAAGACCCTGCCCGGCGTGGGCGGTGGCGCGTTCCGGGTGGTGGGCCGGGCCGACCCGGGCGGTCCGGTGGACCGGCCGGAGCTGCGGGACGGCCGCTGGGCGACCGCGCCCGGCGAGATCGTGCTGAACACGGACGGCGACCTGGTCCACCCCGAGCTGATGGGGTCGAAGGTCCAGCTGGTGGACGGCCCGGAACTGACCGTGGTCGGCGTCTACTCGAGCATGAGCAGCTCCGCCGACGCCTGGGTGACCCCCGAGCAGATGGCCGCGCTGCACCCGACCTCCCGTCAGATGCTCTACCGCTTCGACGCGGCCGGGTCGGCGGATCAGTTGGCCGGCGGCCTGGCGAGTGCCACGGCCGGGCTGCCCGCCGAGGCCAGGACGGCGGCGCGGTCCTCGGCCTCGCTGGAGGAGGCGTTCTCCGGTACGGCCAAGGCGTACCTGCCGTTCATGGCGCTGTTCGGGGTGCTCGGCCTGCTGGTCTCGGCGCTGATCGTGGCCAACGTGGTGAGCGGGGCGGTGGTCTCCGGCTTCCGGCACATCGGGGTGCTCAAGGCGCTCGGGTTCACCCCGAACCAGGTGGTGGCGGTGTACCTGGCGATGGTCTCGCTGCCCGCGGTGATCGGCGCGGTGCTGGGGACGCTGCTCGGCGCGGCGCTGGCGCAGCCGGTGCTGCGGGTGGCGTTCCAGGGGGTGATGCGCGGGACGGCGGTGATCGAGGTCAGCCCCTGGGTGTACCTGGTCTGCCTGCTCGGCCTGCCCGCGCTGGTGGCGGTGGCCGCGCTGCTCCCGGCGCTGCGGGCGCACCGGCTCTCGGCGGCGCAGGCGATCAGCGCGGGGAGCGCGCCGCGCTCCGGCCGCGGGCTGCGGGTGCAGCGGGCGCTCGGCGGCACCCGGCTGCCGCGAGCGGTCAGCCTGGGGCTCGGCCAGCCGTTCGCCCGGCCCGCCAGGACCGCGCTCACGGTGGCGGCGATCCTGCTCGGCGTCACCACGGTGACCCTGACCACGGGGCTGACCAGCACCATGGTGCAGTACGCGGAGGCCGGCCGGAGCGACGGCGGGGTCCGGCTGGACATCCGGGTGGGGCGGGCCGCGTTCGAGCAGACCGAACCGAAGCTGACTGATACTCAGATGGAGGCGCTGCTGCGCTCGTTGCCCGGCGCGGAGCGGGTGGACGCGCAGGCGATCAGCCAGGTCACGCTGGCCGGGTACCAGCAGCCGAGTGCCGGGTTCTTCGTCCGGGGCGACCAGGACCCGGGTGCCGTCCGGCAGATCGCCGAGGGCCGGCCGGCCACCGGGGCGGGGGAGCTGGCGGCCTCGCCGTCCTTCCTGAGCCAGCGCGGTCTCGCGGTCGGCGACCGGGTCACCCTGGGGCTGGACGGGCGGCAGACGTCCGCGACCGTGGTCGGGAAGACCATCGACGGCGACCCCCGCTTCCTGTCCTCGACCTGGGCCACCCTGCAGGAGCTCGATCCGGCGGCCCACGCGGCCTTCTACGACGTCCGGCTGAAGCCCGGGACGGATGTGCAGGCGTACCTCGACGCGGTCCGGGCGGCCGAACCCGGCCTCTACCCCGGGGTGGTGGACGACGGGAACCTGGCCGCCGACACCGTGGTGAGCTTCTCCTCGGTCTTCACCGTGCTGCTCACCGTGGTGGCCGCGCTCGGTGTCTTCAACACCGTGCTGCTGAACACCAGGGAACGCCGTCGCGACCTGGGCATGCTGAAGTCGATCGGGATGACGCCGCGTCAGGTCACGGTGATGTTCGTGACCTCGATGGCCGTGCTGGGCCTGCTGGCCGGGCTGGTCGGCATTCCGCTCGGGATGGTCGCGCACCGGGTGCTGGTGGACAACGTCGGGTCGGTGGACTTCCCGGCCGCGATGAAGGACGTCTGGCACCTGCCGGAGCTCCTGCTGCTGGCCCTGGCGGGGGTGGTGATCGCGGTGCTCGGCGCGTACGTCCCGGCCCGGTCGGCGGCGCGGCTGACCATCGCGAGGGTGCTGCACACGGAGTAG
- a CDS encoding ABC transporter ATP-binding protein — protein MTTDHDSDRQVVVHLDGVHKEYGDLKALDGVSLEIRAGEAVAVMGPSGCGKSTLLNMVAGLDRPSAGTVRVNGHDLGGLNETGLALFRRRQIGMIFQFFNLLDDLPALDNVALAAQLTGTSAKQARHRALELLDELGIADRRNTYPAALSGGERQRVAVARALMNRPALLLADEPTGALDSRSGEQVMDLLIDLNQIGQTLLIVTHDPKLADRCASRLVEFADGRVARERALGRQA, from the coding sequence ATGACTACTGATCACGACAGCGACCGGCAGGTCGTCGTGCACCTCGACGGCGTGCACAAGGAGTACGGCGACCTGAAGGCCCTGGACGGGGTGTCGCTGGAGATCCGGGCGGGCGAGGCGGTCGCGGTGATGGGGCCCTCGGGCTGCGGCAAGTCCACCCTGCTCAACATGGTGGCGGGCCTGGACCGGCCGAGCGCGGGCACGGTGCGGGTGAACGGCCACGACCTGGGCGGGCTGAACGAGACCGGCCTGGCGCTGTTCCGGCGGCGGCAGATCGGGATGATCTTCCAGTTCTTCAACCTGCTGGACGACCTGCCGGCGCTGGACAACGTCGCGCTGGCCGCCCAGCTCACCGGCACCTCGGCCAAGCAGGCCAGGCACCGCGCCCTCGAACTGCTCGACGAGCTCGGCATCGCCGACCGCCGCAACACCTACCCGGCCGCGCTCAGCGGCGGCGAGCGCCAGCGGGTCGCGGTGGCCCGGGCGCTGATGAACCGTCCGGCGCTGCTGCTGGCCGACGAGCCGACCGGCGCGCTGGACAGCCGCTCCGGCGAGCAGGTGATGGACCTGCTGATCGACCTCAACCAGATCGGCCAGACCCTGCTGATCGTCACCCACGACCCGAAGCTGGCGGACCGCTGCGCGAGCCGGCTGGTGGAGTTCGCCGACGGCCGGGTGGCCCGCGAGCGCGCGCTGGGGCGGCAGGCATGA
- a CDS encoding sensor histidine kinase, with the protein MTAALVATGGTAGWLGLALVRARRRYRTALEQRGWLLERERASAADAAVDAERTRIAGELHDIVSHNVSLMVVQAGAAREVLATLPDQAATAMAAVEAAGRDTMTELRHLLGLLAPAADGSDSAPAGPLTPQPGLAGLNRLVDRIAFAGLPVEVRISGEPRPLPAGIDVTAYRIVQEALTNALKHGDGVKAEVTVRYADHSLRVEVLSTGSGTPATTRASADGAGRGLLGLRERVAVYGGDLDARRRLGGGFRVRARIPLDRP; encoded by the coding sequence TTGACGGCCGCGCTGGTGGCCACGGGGGGCACCGCCGGCTGGCTCGGCCTTGCCCTGGTACGGGCCCGTCGACGGTACCGGACGGCGCTGGAGCAGCGCGGCTGGCTGCTGGAGCGCGAGCGGGCCAGCGCGGCCGACGCCGCCGTGGACGCGGAACGGACCCGGATCGCCGGGGAGCTGCACGACATCGTCAGCCACAACGTGAGCCTGATGGTGGTTCAGGCCGGGGCCGCCCGCGAGGTGCTGGCCACCCTGCCGGACCAGGCCGCCACCGCGATGGCCGCCGTGGAGGCGGCCGGGCGGGACACCATGACCGAACTGCGCCACCTGCTGGGCCTGCTGGCCCCCGCCGCCGACGGCTCGGACTCCGCTCCGGCGGGCCCGCTCACCCCGCAGCCCGGCCTGGCCGGACTGAACCGGCTGGTGGACCGGATCGCCTTCGCGGGCCTGCCGGTCGAGGTCCGGATCTCCGGCGAGCCCCGGCCGCTGCCCGCCGGGATCGACGTGACGGCCTACCGGATCGTCCAGGAGGCCCTGACCAATGCGCTCAAACACGGGGACGGAGTGAAAGCCGAGGTGACGGTGCGTTATGCCGACCACAGTCTGCGGGTCGAGGTGCTGAGCACCGGGTCCGGAACGCCCGCCACCACCCGCGCCTCGGCCGACGGGGCCGGGCGCGGGCTGCTCGGCCTGCGCGAGCGGGTCGCCGTCTACGGCGGTGACCTGGACGCCCGCCGCCGCCTCGGCGGTGGCTTCCGGGTCCGCGCCCGGATACCGCTGGACCGGCCGTGA
- a CDS encoding response regulator, which yields MTGPLAGPRVVIADDQELVRTGFRMILTARGIDVVGEAADGAEAVAAVRQLRPDVVLLDIRMPVMDGLEAARRILADAPDCRVIMLTTFDLDHYVYTALALGASGFLLKDVTSEHLANAVRLVGTGDALLAPSITRRLVERFAAATPAPATPAVHRDLAQLTARELEVLTLMGGGLSNAELARTLTLSEATVKTHVARIFAKLSLRDRAQAVVVAYETGLVAPGGNDL from the coding sequence GTGACCGGGCCCCTCGCCGGCCCCCGGGTGGTGATCGCGGACGACCAGGAACTGGTCCGCACCGGCTTCCGGATGATCCTCACCGCCCGCGGCATCGACGTGGTCGGCGAGGCCGCCGACGGTGCCGAGGCGGTCGCGGCGGTGCGGCAACTGCGGCCGGACGTCGTCCTGCTGGACATCCGGATGCCGGTGATGGACGGTCTGGAGGCGGCCCGCCGGATCCTCGCCGACGCCCCCGACTGCCGGGTGATCATGCTGACCACCTTCGACCTGGACCACTACGTCTACACGGCGCTGGCCCTGGGCGCGAGCGGCTTCCTGCTCAAGGACGTCACCTCCGAACACCTCGCCAACGCCGTCCGCCTGGTCGGCACCGGCGACGCCCTGCTCGCCCCCTCCATCACCCGCCGCCTGGTGGAACGCTTCGCCGCCGCGACCCCCGCCCCGGCCACCCCGGCCGTCCACCGCGACCTGGCCCAGCTGACGGCCCGTGAGCTCGAGGTGCTCACCCTGATGGGCGGCGGCCTCTCCAACGCCGAACTGGCCAGGACCCTGACCCTGAGCGAGGCCACCGTGAAGACCCACGTGGCCCGGATCTTCGCCAAGCTCTCACTCCGCGACCGCGCCCAGGCCGTGGTCGTCGCGTACGAGACCGGCCTGGTCGCCCCGGGCGGCAACGACCTCTAG
- a CDS encoding IS982 family transposase, giving the protein MTTDLNTLLTALYVKIDDEIGGTRWLGRPPLLSDSELVCLAVAQALLGYHSEARWLRYAHKRLSGMFPYLPQRAGYNKRLRSALPLVKRVIRELARDSDFWTDTVWITDSTPVPCGMSRPTVQRSNMAGWAGYGYCASHSRFFWGLRLYLVCTPAGMPILWALANPKLDEREVLAAMLEVDAELVARREGMVLISDKGFASKTFERELAELGVELLRPSFKREKKRFGEPMLKKVRQLIESVNDTLKGQLDLEQHGGRTFEGVAIRVAQRVLAMATAIWHNNRTGAPVTRSLIAFDH; this is encoded by the coding sequence GTGACGACCGACCTGAACACCCTCTTGACCGCACTTTACGTGAAGATCGACGACGAGATCGGAGGAACGCGATGGCTGGGCCGCCCGCCCCTGCTCAGCGACTCTGAACTCGTCTGCCTCGCGGTGGCCCAGGCCCTGCTCGGGTACCACTCCGAGGCCCGCTGGCTGCGCTACGCGCACAAGCGCCTGTCCGGCATGTTCCCGTACCTTCCCCAGCGCGCGGGCTACAACAAGCGACTCCGTTCGGCACTGCCGCTGGTAAAGCGCGTGATCCGGGAACTGGCCCGGGATAGCGACTTCTGGACGGACACGGTGTGGATCACCGACTCCACGCCGGTGCCGTGCGGCATGTCGCGCCCGACCGTCCAGCGTTCGAACATGGCGGGCTGGGCCGGCTACGGCTACTGCGCCTCTCACTCCCGCTTTTTCTGGGGCCTTCGTCTGTATCTCGTGTGCACGCCGGCCGGCATGCCAATCCTGTGGGCGCTGGCGAACCCGAAGCTGGATGAGCGGGAGGTGCTGGCCGCGATGCTCGAAGTCGATGCGGAGCTGGTCGCCCGCCGCGAGGGCATGGTGCTCATCTCGGACAAGGGCTTCGCCTCGAAGACATTCGAGCGTGAACTCGCCGAGCTCGGCGTCGAGTTGCTGCGGCCCTCGTTCAAACGCGAGAAGAAGCGGTTCGGCGAGCCGATGCTCAAGAAGGTCCGCCAGCTGATCGAGTCGGTCAACGACACCCTCAAAGGGCAGCTCGACCTGGAACAACACGGCGGGCGGACCTTCGAGGGCGTCGCGATCCGGGTGGCCCAGCGAGTCCTGGCGATGGCCACCGCCATCTGGCACAACAACCGGACCGGCGCACCCGTCACGCGCTCGCTGATCGCGTTCGACCACTGA
- a CDS encoding tail fiber domain-containing protein, protein MRVFRRRSRTADRSARERGVAAPGSAVNGYAVLETVAALPVSTWRYLWEPEDVRHLGPMAQDWHAAFGLNRDDTTIPVVDGLGVSLVCIQALNRRVDELTAEVSRLRESVEGSPRDLDE, encoded by the coding sequence GTGCGCGTCTTCCGCCGCCGCTCCCGGACGGCTGACCGCAGCGCCCGGGAGCGTGGCGTTGCGGCCCCGGGCAGCGCGGTCAACGGATATGCGGTCCTGGAGACCGTGGCCGCGCTGCCCGTCAGCACCTGGCGCTACCTGTGGGAACCCGAAGACGTGCGCCACCTCGGGCCGATGGCCCAGGACTGGCACGCCGCCTTCGGCCTCAACCGGGACGACACCACCATCCCCGTCGTCGACGGTCTCGGCGTATCCCTGGTCTGCATTCAGGCCCTCAACCGCCGCGTGGACGAACTGACCGCCGAAGTCAGCCGCCTCCGTGAGAGCGTCGAAGGTTCGCCGCGGGACCTAGACGAGTAG